The following proteins come from a genomic window of Paenibacillus spongiae:
- a CDS encoding helix-turn-helix domain-containing protein, with protein sequence MSANYADRTKQTAIHDIIRNMQVHVLNAQYTQCWPEWRELDYTPAYSKLYYIKEGEGWLKINGQSFWPTPGQLFLMPAHVEQSYSAISDRPFLKYWCHFTATAGDLDFFQWLDVPYRYDSLDPDMMTDLFHELYLLHQEASVPARLKEKAILLDILSQLLTASPLQIHQSRKPEIERLTVIQQYIDAHLHDEVTLEAMAAHLHLHPNYFIKYFKKHFGVSPLKYVIRKKMEKAKILLKTTSLSIKEIGVRTGFDDANHFSKTFRREIGYSPTEYRTNL encoded by the coding sequence TTGAGCGCTAATTATGCCGACCGTACGAAACAGACAGCCATACATGATATCATTCGCAATATGCAGGTTCACGTGCTGAACGCCCAATATACCCAGTGCTGGCCGGAGTGGAGAGAGCTGGATTATACGCCGGCTTACAGCAAGCTCTATTATATTAAGGAAGGGGAGGGTTGGCTAAAAATAAACGGACAATCGTTCTGGCCGACGCCGGGGCAGCTCTTCCTGATGCCGGCCCATGTCGAGCAATCCTATTCCGCGATCAGCGACCGGCCCTTTCTTAAGTATTGGTGCCACTTCACCGCGACTGCGGGCGATCTGGATTTCTTCCAGTGGCTGGATGTTCCGTACCGCTACGACTCGCTGGATCCGGACATGATGACGGACTTGTTTCATGAGCTGTATCTGCTTCACCAAGAGGCATCCGTACCCGCACGACTGAAGGAGAAAGCGATTCTGCTCGATATATTATCGCAGCTGCTTACGGCATCGCCGCTTCAGATCCATCAGAGCCGGAAGCCGGAGATCGAGCGCCTGACGGTCATTCAGCAGTATATCGACGCCCATCTTCACGATGAGGTGACGCTGGAGGCCATGGCGGCGCATCTGCACCTGCATCCCAACTACTTCATCAAATATTTCAAGAAGCATTTTGGCGTATCCCCCCTCAAATATGTAATCCGCAAGAAGATGGAGAAGGCGAAGATTCTCCTCAAGACGACCTCGCTCAGCATCAAGGAGATCGGCGTCCGGACCGGCTTCGATGACGCAAATCATTTCTCCAAGACGTTCCGCCGGGAGATCGGCTACAGTCCGACCGAATACAGGACCAATTTGTAG
- a CDS encoding helix-turn-helix domain-containing protein, protein MNRTWLRRMIWSYIPIFCIIFSFVFFMFFQTLVEQNNENTKESSKVFTRQLLQSIDVSLKSVDYMIIREIMNNKLFSDFFGEKDSSNVYLNYQVVKKLEALKQEVPFISSYYLVRNSDRLVFSGNVIRNLDDFEDAPFIRDMQSSDSKSPWTDLRMYREFSFQKQKEVVSLVHKVPLSQGSEGLFVVNISVASLQDNIMDMYDPQTAFVNLYDRNGNTLFKQDGLPEESEVLAHVSSEYTNWTAESGVYNGKLVNVVSNFSGVWLLFGLLVFAAGVVSIIYVTRKNYKPLEELVVRINDNLFQDKHTLGRVAVNEFAFIESAINNFAEQSKAFKRESELAALERRRTFFTQLINGESSSSELTFPPHSLIQVLIIEIDQAEQSFNRYQTRDQALFKFVLSSVTHEMMSRPEVHIWLEWTASLQLTGIVFLEDPAARLDEVCEGIVSWLNKNLAFTATIGIGESTDSRHGISESYKEALESLKFKAVMGNNRIIRLQEARSVSDKESSKHLKAIHNLVQSFRCSNDLDWRADYLQWFDGIRKCCLSKSEIVEQGRYFMAHMDLHMSQISKDYYEIWTASALPQARQSIGEFDTLDELQQALLGILENYSERMAVLREERQYHSSMKKVREYIERHYANPELSLDYLSDQFSINAKYLSQLFKDEFGENFLDFLAEVRIRHAKRWLLEQSSSIQDIGERVGYVNAATFRRVFRRVEGVSPMDYRKLHTREQTG, encoded by the coding sequence ATGAATAGAACATGGCTGCGCAGAATGATCTGGTCTTATATTCCGATATTTTGCATCATCTTCTCCTTTGTTTTCTTTATGTTCTTCCAAACCCTCGTGGAGCAAAACAATGAGAATACGAAGGAATCGAGCAAAGTGTTTACACGTCAGCTGCTTCAATCGATCGACGTCTCCTTGAAGTCGGTCGACTATATGATTATCCGCGAGATTATGAATAATAAGCTGTTCAGCGATTTTTTTGGCGAGAAGGACAGCAGCAACGTATATCTAAACTATCAGGTGGTCAAGAAGCTCGAAGCGCTGAAGCAGGAGGTCCCGTTCATCTCTTCCTACTATCTCGTCCGCAACAGCGACCGGCTCGTGTTCAGCGGCAATGTCATTCGAAACCTGGACGATTTCGAGGATGCCCCGTTCATACGGGACATGCAGAGCAGCGATTCGAAGTCGCCATGGACGGACCTGAGGATGTATCGGGAGTTTTCCTTTCAGAAGCAAAAAGAAGTCGTCAGCCTCGTACACAAAGTTCCCCTCAGTCAAGGTTCGGAAGGACTCTTCGTCGTCAATATCAGCGTAGCATCCTTGCAGGACAATATAATGGATATGTACGATCCGCAAACCGCCTTCGTCAATCTGTATGACCGGAACGGTAATACGCTGTTTAAGCAGGACGGCCTGCCGGAGGAAAGCGAAGTCCTGGCTCACGTGTCATCGGAATATACGAACTGGACGGCGGAGAGCGGCGTCTATAACGGGAAGCTCGTGAACGTCGTCTCGAACTTTTCCGGCGTCTGGCTGCTGTTCGGCCTGCTTGTGTTTGCTGCGGGCGTCGTATCGATCATTTATGTAACGCGCAAAAATTATAAACCGCTGGAGGAGCTTGTCGTTCGCATTAACGACAATCTGTTTCAGGATAAGCATACGTTAGGAAGGGTGGCTGTTAACGAGTTTGCGTTTATTGAATCTGCCATAAACAATTTTGCCGAACAATCGAAAGCATTCAAGAGAGAATCGGAGCTGGCTGCGCTTGAACGGAGAAGAACGTTCTTCACGCAATTAATCAATGGCGAGAGCAGCTCATCTGAATTAACATTTCCTCCTCACAGCCTCATCCAAGTATTGATTATCGAAATCGACCAAGCGGAGCAATCCTTCAATCGTTATCAAACGCGGGATCAAGCTTTATTCAAGTTTGTGCTCAGCAGCGTAACCCATGAGATGATGTCCCGTCCCGAGGTTCACATCTGGCTGGAATGGACCGCTTCGCTGCAGCTGACAGGCATCGTATTCCTGGAAGATCCCGCAGCCCGCTTGGACGAGGTATGTGAAGGGATTGTCTCCTGGTTGAATAAGAACCTGGCGTTCACGGCAACGATCGGAATCGGGGAGTCCACCGATTCGCGGCACGGTATATCCGAATCCTACAAGGAAGCGCTCGAATCCCTGAAATTCAAAGCCGTTATGGGCAATAACCGGATCATTCGGCTGCAGGAAGCCCGCAGCGTCTCGGATAAGGAGTCCAGCAAGCATCTGAAAGCAATCCACAATCTCGTGCAATCCTTCCGATGCAGCAATGATCTGGATTGGCGTGCGGATTATCTTCAATGGTTTGACGGTATACGCAAGTGCTGCTTGTCCAAGAGCGAGATCGTCGAGCAAGGACGTTATTTCATGGCACATATGGATCTTCATATGTCTCAGATCTCCAAAGATTATTATGAAATTTGGACGGCCTCCGCACTTCCGCAGGCAAGGCAGTCTATCGGGGAGTTCGATACGTTGGATGAACTGCAGCAAGCGCTCCTGGGCATATTGGAGAACTATTCCGAACGTATGGCCGTGCTTCGCGAAGAGAGGCAATATCACAGCTCCATGAAGAAGGTACGCGAATATATTGAACGCCACTATGCGAACCCGGAGCTGTCGCTCGATTATTTGAGCGATCAATTCTCCATTAACGCCAAATATTTAAGCCAGCTGTTCAAGGATGAATTCGGCGAAAATTTTCTGGATTTCCTTGCAGAGGTGCGCATTCGGCATGCGAAGCGATGGCTGCTGGAGCAATCAAGCTCCATACAGGATATCGGCGAACGTGTCGGGTATGTCAATGCCGCAACCTTCAGAAGAGTGTTTCGCCGGGTTGAGGGCGTCTCGCCGATGGATTACCGCAAGCTTCATACAAGGGAGCAAACGGGCTAG
- a CDS encoding extracellular solute-binding protein produces MKARWMRGMILLAAALVVTACSQLFANPVLKDREKGTIEANVVRPAGEFPIADKRIKLPVYAVPPVEVEDIHTNRFTKYIEDRLNIQFEFMTATPAAKKERKQMLFASGEYPAVIMSGDFTPDEQIKYGMSGTLRPLDDLIDRYGLNIKRILSENPKLRQAITAPDNHIYSLPDINECFHCWYSQKLWVNTEWLERLQLPMPRTTEDFYQMLKAFKTQDPNGNGLQDEVPLSGATDSWHTKITGFLMSAFIYNTDENYFYVENGEVGMAAAQPEWKEGLAYIHRLYREGLIDPSSFTQTLDGMIQLASNEDANILGSVSAGHIRMAFSGLDNERHKQYDTIAPLIGPDGYQAAGYFNRVGNGQFAITDKATETEAAAAIRLADFLYSEEAAIRNEFGPENIWWQKGKQGDVDEHGRQAKYKLNPEYWDHLTQNDGWSQMGILYRNRDLRESWAVPKDAYSKDGYEHRLYLETVENYMGKEPAEIFPENVYVDPKDVHEAARLRVQMNDYIESNMIQFITGAKQIDREWGSYIEGFQRLKLDRYLQIYQNAYDNYTQTNQASP; encoded by the coding sequence TTGAAGGCAAGATGGATGAGAGGAATGATTCTGCTTGCTGCGGCGCTTGTCGTTACCGCTTGTTCCCAGCTCTTCGCAAATCCCGTGTTGAAGGATCGGGAGAAAGGGACGATCGAAGCGAACGTCGTACGTCCGGCTGGCGAATTCCCGATTGCGGACAAACGGATCAAGCTTCCCGTTTATGCCGTGCCTCCGGTGGAGGTCGAGGATATTCATACGAATAGGTTTACGAAATACATCGAAGACCGGCTTAATATTCAGTTCGAATTTATGACCGCAACGCCCGCAGCCAAGAAAGAACGCAAGCAAATGCTGTTTGCAAGCGGAGAATATCCTGCGGTTATCATGAGCGGGGATTTTACGCCCGACGAGCAGATTAAATACGGGATGTCCGGTACTCTGCGGCCTCTCGACGATTTAATCGACCGGTACGGATTGAACATCAAGCGGATTTTAAGCGAAAATCCAAAACTGCGGCAGGCGATTACCGCCCCGGACAATCACATCTATTCGCTGCCGGACATTAATGAATGCTTCCATTGCTGGTATTCGCAGAAGCTGTGGGTCAATACCGAATGGCTGGAGCGGCTTCAGCTCCCTATGCCCCGAACGACAGAGGACTTTTATCAGATGCTTAAAGCGTTCAAGACGCAGGATCCGAACGGGAACGGTCTTCAGGATGAGGTTCCGCTCTCGGGCGCGACAGACTCCTGGCATACCAAGATCACCGGATTTCTCATGAGCGCCTTTATCTACAATACGGACGAGAATTATTTCTATGTCGAGAATGGCGAAGTGGGGATGGCAGCCGCACAGCCGGAATGGAAGGAAGGACTGGCGTACATTCATCGGCTTTATCGAGAAGGCCTGATCGATCCCTCTTCATTCACCCAGACCTTGGACGGCATGATCCAGTTAGCCAGTAATGAAGATGCGAATATACTGGGCAGCGTATCGGCGGGTCATATACGCATGGCGTTCAGCGGGCTCGATAACGAGCGGCATAAACAATATGACACGATTGCACCGTTGATCGGTCCGGACGGGTATCAGGCCGCCGGTTATTTCAACCGGGTGGGAAACGGGCAGTTTGCCATAACGGACAAAGCGACGGAGACCGAAGCGGCCGCCGCCATCCGGCTTGCGGATTTTCTGTATTCGGAGGAAGCGGCCATACGCAACGAGTTCGGACCTGAGAATATTTGGTGGCAGAAGGGGAAGCAGGGGGATGTCGACGAGCATGGCAGACAGGCCAAATACAAGCTCAACCCTGAATACTGGGATCATCTGACGCAAAACGATGGCTGGAGCCAGATGGGAATTCTCTATCGCAACCGGGACTTGCGCGAATCATGGGCTGTGCCGAAGGATGCTTATTCCAAGGATGGATATGAGCATCGTCTCTATTTAGAGACCGTTGAGAACTATATGGGCAAAGAACCGGCTGAAATTTTTCCGGAGAATGTCTATGTCGATCCGAAGGATGTACATGAAGCGGCGCGACTTCGCGTACAAATGAACGATTATATCGAATCCAATATGATCCAGTTTATTACCGGAGCGAAGCAGATCGATCGGGAATGGGGTTCCTATATCGAAGGGTTTCAACGATTGAAGCTGGACCGTTACTTGCAAATTTACCAGAATGCCTATGATAATTACACCCAAACGAACCAAGCTTCGCCGTAA
- a CDS encoding ABC transporter permease, producing the protein MQSTGVLEAKKKRADSSKPLLMKGPAKKMKRHWQLYLLILLPLAYIIIFKYIPMYGAQIAFRDFSPVRGFTGSEWVGLKNFSDFFNSPNFWILIKNTLIISLYSLAVGFPAPIILALALNEIRSMRFKKVVQMVTFAPYFISTVVMVSMIILFLSPRLGFVDLIVRMLGMESINFMGIPSYFSSIFVLSNVWQGIGYGAVIYLAALAGVNSELYEAAKVDGASRFQKVINIDIPGIMPAAIILLILNVGQIMNVGFEKIYLMQNPLNTSTSEVISTYVYKIGLLGANFSFSAAVDLFNSVINLILLLSVNYFARRVSDSSLW; encoded by the coding sequence ATGCAGTCAACAGGGGTGCTTGAAGCCAAGAAGAAGCGGGCGGACAGCAGCAAGCCGCTTCTCATGAAAGGTCCGGCCAAAAAGATGAAGCGGCATTGGCAGCTGTATTTGCTCATCCTGCTTCCGCTCGCGTACATCATTATTTTTAAGTACATTCCTATGTACGGGGCGCAAATCGCTTTTCGCGATTTTAGTCCGGTAAGGGGGTTTACCGGGAGCGAGTGGGTCGGGCTGAAGAACTTCTCCGATTTCTTCAACTCTCCGAATTTCTGGATCCTTATTAAGAACACGTTGATTATTAGCTTATACTCGCTCGCTGTCGGATTCCCGGCACCGATCATTCTGGCGCTCGCCTTGAATGAAATTCGCAGCATGAGATTCAAGAAAGTGGTTCAGATGGTCACGTTCGCTCCCTATTTCATCTCGACCGTCGTCATGGTCTCGATGATCATTCTGTTCCTGTCTCCGCGCCTTGGCTTCGTGGATCTGATTGTCAGGATGCTCGGGATGGAATCGATCAATTTCATGGGGATACCGAGCTACTTCAGCAGCATATTCGTGCTTTCCAATGTATGGCAGGGAATTGGCTACGGCGCCGTTATCTATCTCGCTGCGCTTGCCGGCGTCAATTCGGAGCTCTATGAAGCAGCCAAGGTTGACGGGGCATCGCGATTTCAGAAGGTCATTAACATCGATATTCCGGGTATTATGCCGGCGGCTATTATACTTCTTATTCTCAACGTCGGACAAATTATGAATGTCGGTTTCGAGAAAATCTATTTGATGCAAAATCCGCTTAACACCAGTACGTCGGAAGTCATCTCGACCTATGTGTACAAAATCGGACTTTTGGGCGCAAACTTCAGTTTCTCCGCAGCCGTCGATTTATTTAATTCGGTCATCAATCTCATTCTGCTTCTGTCCGTCAATTATTTCGCCAGACGCGTCTCGGACAGCAGCCTATGGTAG
- a CDS encoding carbohydrate ABC transporter permease, translating into MNKSIAIRESLGDRLFLFLVYAFLAVVLIIVLYPLIYIVSSSFSSPRAVISGKVWLFPVEPSLAGYKAIFSNPQILTGYANSLFYTFFGVLINVSMTVMLAYPLSKSTFYGRGFIMLLLVITMMFSGGLIPYYLTVKSLGILDTRWAMLLPGALAVWQVIIARTFFQSTIPKELGEASELDGCSDFGFLWRIVLPLSKPILAVLVLMYAVGHWNAYFDALIFLKSQELFPLQIILRNILILNSIDASMMVDANQMAAMQGLRDLLKFSLIVVATLPVLALYPFVQKYFVQGIMIGSLKG; encoded by the coding sequence ATGAATAAATCGATAGCGATCAGAGAGTCGCTTGGCGACAGACTATTTCTTTTCCTTGTGTATGCCTTTCTGGCGGTCGTTCTCATCATTGTACTCTACCCGCTCATCTACATTGTGAGCTCGTCCTTCAGCTCTCCGCGAGCCGTCATCAGCGGCAAGGTATGGCTGTTCCCGGTGGAACCAAGCTTGGCGGGGTATAAGGCGATTTTCTCCAATCCGCAAATCTTGACTGGATACGCCAATTCCTTGTTCTATACCTTCTTCGGCGTCTTGATTAATGTATCCATGACCGTTATGCTCGCCTATCCGCTGTCCAAAAGCACGTTCTACGGTCGCGGATTCATTATGCTGCTGCTTGTCATTACGATGATGTTTAGCGGAGGGTTGATTCCCTATTATTTGACGGTCAAGTCGCTCGGAATATTGGACACCAGATGGGCGATGCTGCTGCCCGGCGCTTTGGCGGTATGGCAGGTCATTATCGCCCGCACATTCTTTCAGTCGACCATTCCGAAGGAGCTCGGAGAAGCATCCGAATTGGATGGCTGCAGCGATTTCGGATTTTTATGGCGGATCGTGCTTCCCTTGTCGAAGCCGATTCTGGCCGTACTCGTTCTGATGTATGCGGTGGGGCACTGGAATGCCTACTTCGATGCGCTCATCTTTCTGAAGTCGCAGGAATTGTTCCCTCTTCAAATTATTTTGCGCAACATTCTCATCTTGAATTCAATCGATGCGAGCATGATGGTCGACGCCAATCAAATGGCGGCGATGCAAGGGCTTCGGGACCTGTTGAAATTCTCGTTGATCGTCGTTGCGACGCTGCCTGTACTAGCGCTTTATCCGTTCGTGCAGAAATATTTTGTCCAAGGCATTATGATCGGATCGCTTAAGGGCTGA
- a CDS encoding extracellular solute-binding protein, with translation MKKKKRKILIAMVLTLSMLLSACSSGSDSGGSSGNEGNDGGENNDAVTINAYIVVPPRIEDISTNTVTKFIEERMNIKFKFDATPQANAADKKKLIMASGDYPNVFLSGGFTQAEQIDYGKQGILIPLNDLIDKYGNEIKKAFDEDPDLRAAITAPDGNIYALPHINDCFHCWYSQKLWINKEWLKKLNLEMPTTTDEYYEVLKKFKTMDPNGNGQADEVPLSGAFNTWHGLPSNFLMNAFIYDNDEDFFYMKDGKVQLAANQPEWRQGLEYVNKLYSEGLIDKEAFTQNNDQMMQVGNKEGDNITGSVTAGHIGMYFSMVEGQNRHKEYITVPPLKGPNGVAYSGYYKAYGSGQFAITNKASEKEAIAAIKLADYLYSEEHAITNEYGLEGKYWEKAKEGEKDVHGNQAKYSLKSAYWDIGTTFNDTWDQMGITRRTREIRESWAVPEDPFSQVGYEYRLYMETANNYENKQPEETFPLTIFMDANDAKEANQLRTQINEYVRSNMAQFITGSKKLNDSEWDKYVKGFDGLNLSRYLEIYQAAYANQKK, from the coding sequence TTGAAGAAAAAGAAGAGAAAGATCCTGATCGCGATGGTTCTCACATTATCCATGCTGTTATCGGCATGCAGCAGCGGTAGCGATTCGGGCGGAAGCAGCGGGAATGAAGGGAACGACGGCGGCGAGAACAATGATGCCGTTACGATTAACGCTTACATTGTCGTCCCGCCACGGATCGAGGATATCAGCACGAATACGGTAACGAAATTCATTGAAGAACGAATGAACATCAAATTTAAGTTTGATGCAACCCCGCAAGCCAATGCGGCCGATAAGAAGAAGCTGATTATGGCAAGCGGAGATTATCCCAATGTATTTCTATCGGGGGGATTCACGCAGGCGGAACAAATCGATTACGGCAAGCAGGGTATTCTAATTCCGTTGAACGACCTTATTGACAAATACGGGAATGAAATCAAGAAGGCATTCGACGAGGATCCCGATCTGAGGGCGGCCATTACGGCACCGGACGGCAATATCTACGCGCTTCCTCACATCAATGATTGCTTCCACTGCTGGTACTCGCAGAAGCTGTGGATTAACAAGGAATGGCTGAAAAAATTAAATCTTGAAATGCCGACCACGACGGATGAGTACTACGAAGTACTGAAGAAATTCAAGACGATGGATCCCAATGGCAACGGGCAAGCGGATGAGGTACCGTTATCGGGAGCATTCAATACTTGGCACGGTCTTCCGTCCAACTTCTTAATGAACGCCTTCATTTACGATAACGACGAGGATTTCTTCTATATGAAGGACGGCAAAGTCCAACTGGCTGCGAATCAGCCCGAATGGCGTCAAGGCCTGGAGTATGTGAATAAGCTGTATAGCGAAGGGCTGATCGATAAAGAAGCGTTCACGCAAAATAACGATCAGATGATGCAGGTCGGGAATAAAGAGGGCGACAATATAACGGGAAGCGTTACAGCCGGACATATCGGCATGTACTTCAGCATGGTGGAGGGGCAGAACCGGCATAAAGAATACATTACCGTTCCGCCTCTCAAAGGACCGAACGGAGTCGCATATTCCGGCTATTATAAAGCTTATGGCAGCGGGCAATTCGCCATTACGAACAAAGCTTCTGAGAAAGAAGCGATTGCGGCGATCAAGCTCGCGGACTACTTGTATTCCGAGGAGCATGCGATCACGAACGAGTACGGCCTTGAAGGGAAGTATTGGGAGAAAGCCAAGGAAGGCGAGAAGGACGTGCATGGCAATCAAGCCAAATACAGCCTGAAATCCGCTTATTGGGATATCGGCACGACGTTCAACGATACATGGGATCAGATGGGCATTACCCGCAGAACGCGGGAAATCCGCGAGTCCTGGGCCGTACCGGAGGATCCGTTCTCGCAAGTCGGCTATGAATACCGTCTGTATATGGAGACGGCGAACAATTATGAGAACAAGCAGCCGGAAGAAACATTCCCTCTGACGATCTTCATGGACGCGAATGACGCGAAGGAAGCCAACCAGCTGCGCACCCAAATCAACGAATATGTCAGGTCGAACATGGCTCAATTTATTACTGGTTCCAAGAAGCTCAATGACAGCGAATGGGACAAATACGTGAAGGGCTTCGACGGGCTGAACCTGAGCCGTTATCTGGAAATTTATCAAGCGGCTTATGCTAATCAGAAAAAGTAA
- a CDS encoding sulfurtransferase TusA family protein translates to MSIRVDKTVDAKGLACPMPIVRTKKAIEELEAGQVLVLQATDKGSLADIQSWAKTTGHQYLGSTQEENVLHHYLRKSSPSEVKEAQSHPYTISNDEVKQMLLGGSAPVIIDVREPAEYAFNRIPGAVSIPFGELEQQIGRLDPEQELYLICRTGSRSDMAAQLLAQKGFRSVKNVIPGMSEWNGPTENN, encoded by the coding sequence ATGTCGATCCGTGTTGATAAAACAGTGGATGCGAAGGGGCTTGCCTGCCCGATGCCGATTGTCCGAACGAAGAAAGCCATTGAAGAATTGGAGGCCGGACAAGTTCTGGTGCTGCAGGCTACGGATAAAGGATCTCTGGCGGATATACAAAGCTGGGCGAAAACAACCGGACATCAATATTTGGGCTCTACACAAGAAGAGAATGTTCTGCATCATTACTTGCGCAAATCAAGTCCGAGTGAAGTCAAGGAAGCGCAATCGCATCCCTACACGATATCGAACGATGAAGTGAAGCAAATGCTGTTAGGCGGTTCCGCTCCCGTCATCATCGATGTGCGCGAGCCTGCGGAATATGCGTTCAACCGGATACCCGGCGCGGTATCCATCCCGTTTGGCGAGCTGGAGCAGCAGATCGGCAGGCTGGATCCTGAGCAGGAGCTTTATCTGATATGCCGGACGGGAAGCCGCAGCGATATGGCTGCTCAGCTGCTGGCGCAGAAGGGCTTCCGCAGCGTGAAGAACGTAATTCCCGGCATGTCGGAATGGAATGGCCCGACAGAAAACAATTAA
- a CDS encoding MBL fold metallo-hydrolase yields MNQTGLKGMAAGELAAKVLSEEPIFILDVRNESDFQDWKIEGKQVQILNKPYFELLDGVEEIIGQIPDDREVLVVCAKEGSSQFVAEQLIEQGKRQVAYLLGGMKAWSEHLEPVKIGDLKDGGSIYQFVRLGKGCLSYMVFSGGEAAVIDTLRMTEQFERFAAAHHAVIKHTLDTHLHADHISGGRKLAEDAGAKYWLPPKDADEVVFDYNPLMEGADITVGQTRIAIQPLYSPGHTIGSTSLIVDGTYLLSGDILFVASIGRPDLAGKAEDWVSDLRETLYERYKQLPEDLIVLPAHFGSMSELSKDGSVSARLADLYRDNPGLNMASAAEFRSTVTEKLPPQPNAYQKIRQTNMGKIMPDSDEQREMEIGPNRCAVHDR; encoded by the coding sequence ATGAATCAGACCGGGCTTAAAGGCATGGCCGCCGGAGAATTGGCCGCGAAGGTACTGAGCGAGGAGCCGATATTTATATTGGACGTCAGGAATGAGTCCGACTTCCAGGATTGGAAGATAGAAGGCAAGCAAGTGCAAATCCTGAATAAGCCGTATTTCGAGTTGCTCGACGGCGTTGAGGAAATCATCGGCCAAATTCCGGACGACCGTGAAGTATTGGTTGTCTGTGCGAAAGAGGGTTCGTCCCAATTTGTTGCCGAGCAGCTCATTGAACAAGGAAAACGCCAGGTTGCCTACCTGCTGGGCGGCATGAAAGCTTGGAGCGAGCATCTCGAGCCGGTCAAAATCGGCGATCTGAAGGACGGAGGCTCGATCTATCAATTTGTCCGCCTTGGCAAAGGCTGCCTGTCCTATATGGTGTTCTCCGGTGGCGAAGCGGCTGTTATCGACACGCTGCGGATGACGGAGCAATTCGAACGCTTTGCAGCCGCGCATCATGCGGTGATCAAGCATACGCTGGATACGCATCTCCACGCGGATCATATCTCCGGCGGGCGCAAGCTGGCTGAAGATGCCGGCGCGAAATACTGGCTGCCGCCTAAAGATGCGGATGAAGTCGTGTTCGACTATAACCCGCTTATGGAAGGGGCAGACATCACCGTCGGCCAAACGCGAATCGCCATTCAGCCGCTATACTCCCCGGGGCATACGATCGGCAGCACGTCGCTAATCGTAGACGGGACGTACTTGCTCTCGGGCGACATTCTATTCGTGGCATCGATCGGGCGCCCGGACTTGGCCGGGAAAGCGGAGGATTGGGTTAGCGATCTTCGCGAAACATTGTACGAGCGTTATAAGCAGCTGCCTGAAGATTTGATTGTGCTTCCCGCACACTTCGGCAGCATGTCCGAACTAAGCAAGGATGGAAGCGTATCGGCACGGCTCGCAGACCTGTACCGCGATAATCCGGGGTTGAATATGGCAAGCGCAGCCGAATTTAGAAGCACGGTTACGGAGAAGCTGCCGCCGCAGCCGAATGCGTATCAGAAGATTCGCCAGACGAACATGGGGAAGATTATGCCCGATTCCGATGAGCAGCGCGAAATGGAAATCGGACCTAACCGCTGTGCGGTTCACGACAGATAA
- a CDS encoding sulfurtransferase TusA family protein, with translation MEITKVVDTKGMACPMPIVKAKKALDALESGQVMEVLSTDKGSLNDFQAWVKQTNHELVKHEEDQGVYKFYVRKK, from the coding sequence ATGGAGATTACGAAAGTAGTGGATACGAAGGGAATGGCTTGCCCAATGCCGATCGTCAAAGCAAAGAAAGCGCTCGACGCGCTGGAATCCGGTCAGGTGATGGAGGTATTGTCGACGGACAAAGGATCGCTGAATGATTTTCAGGCGTGGGTGAAGCAAACGAATCATGAGCTGGTGAAGCATGAAGAGGACCAGGGCGTGTACAAATTTTATGTAAGAAAGAAATAG